Proteins found in one Pelmatolapia mariae isolate MD_Pm_ZW linkage group LG7, Pm_UMD_F_2, whole genome shotgun sequence genomic segment:
- the nefla gene encoding neurofilament light polypeptide isoform X1: protein MSSIGYDPYYSTSSYRRYFAEPPARVVVTRGRTLSGFSTHASPLSSSRLQYSSPGRVLYSSSSPASSLELELSQAAQISSEFRAVRTQERSQLQDLNDRFAGFIERVRELEQQNRALEAELLLLRQRHSEPSRLRALYEQEARSLRAAVDEARAEQQAVLSQRERLEQTLSALQGRYEQEVLAREEAEGKLMEARREADEVTLAKAELEKSVEILLDELAFLKRIHEGEVVELQAQVQLGVQVAVESEAAAPDLSGALRDIRSQYERLAARNMQAAEEWFRSKVGSLTETVAQHTDAVRSSKDEAGEYRRQLQARILEIDACRGLNESLEKQLHDMEEKQSAEIAAMQDTIAELESELRGTKQEMARYLKEYQDLLNVKMALDIEIAAYRKLLEGEESRFSVGMAGGVSPLYSHSLSAPSFARPVFSSLSSGTSYLMTSRLLSSSVSTTEGIISASHAQQAEASPPGEEEVEEEEKEEEEAKEEEVGEETEEKKDEEEEEGEEEGEKEDEAKEVEEEDKEEGEGGDEEEQKEDAAEAAEDEGEKEGKDEGEETEAQEEAKAEGADDKEDDTKDEAQEQEEVQKSEEKEDKADDKDVKAVPKKDDKAEAKKEKDEEKAAQPEPAEEKSTKDKK, encoded by the exons ATGAGTAGCATCGGATATGACCCTTACTACTCCACCTCATCATACAGACGCTATTTTGCTGAGCCTCCTGCACGTGTGGTGGTGACTAGAGGGAGGACCCTCTCTGGCTTCTCTACTCATGCATCCCCACTGTCTTCCTCCCGTCTGCAGTACTCCTCTCCTGGCCGTGTGCTCTACTCTTCTTCCTCACCAGCCTCTTCCCTGGAGCTGGAACTCAGCCAAGCGGCCCAGATCAGCTCCGAGTTCCGAGCTGTACGCACACAAGAGCGCAGCCAGCTGCAGGACCTTAATGACCGTTTTGCCGGTTTCATCGAGAGAGTGCGTGAGCTGGAGCAGCAGAACCGTGCCTTGGAGGcagaactgctgctgctgaggcaAAGGCACTCTGAGCCGTCCCGCCTGAGAGCACTGTATGAGCAAGAGGCCCGGTCCCTGAGAGCAGCTGTGGATGAAGCTAGGGCAGAACAACAGGCTGTCCTAagtcagagagagaggctgGAGCAAACCCTGAGTGCTCTGCAGGGTCGATATGAGCAGGAGGTGTTGGCTCGTGAAGAAGCTGAGGGCAAGCTGATGGAGGCTCGTCGGGAGGCTGACGAGGTTACCTTAGCAAAGGCTGAGCTGGAGAAAAGTGTGGAAATCCTGCTGGACGAGCTGGCCTTCCTCAAGAGGATTCATGAGGGTGAAGTGGTTGAACTTCAGGCCCAAGTCCAGCTGGGTGTGCAGGTGGCTGTGGAATCTGAGGCTGCCGCTCCGGACCTCTCTGGGGCTCTCAGGGATATCCGGTCCCAGTATGAAAGGCTGGCTGCCAGGAACATGCAGGCAGCTGAGGAGTGGTTCAGAAGCAAGGTAGGCTCCCTGACTGAAACTGTGGCCCAGCACACTGATGCTGTGAGAAGCTCCAAGGACGAAGCAGGAGAGTACCGACGTCAGCTACAAGCCCGCATACTGGAAATCGATGCATGCAGAGGCCTCAATGAATCCCTGGAAAAACAGCTGCATGACATGGAGGAGAAACAGAGTGCAGAGATAGCAGCTATGCAG gATACCATTGCAGAACTGGAGAGTGAGCTGAGGGGCACTAAACAGGAAATGGCACGCTACCTGAAGGAGTACCAGGACCTTCTGAATGTCAAGATGGCTCTGGACATCGAGATTGCTGCATACAG GAAGCTCCTGGAAGGGGAGGAGTCTCGCTTCAGTGTAGGTATGGCCGGGGGAGTGTCCCCGTTGTACAGCCACAGTTTGTCAGCGCCCTCTTTCGCTAGGCCCGTCTTCTCCAGCCTGAGCTCTGGCACCTCCTACCTGATGACCTCACGCCTGCTCAGCTCCAGTGTCAGCACCACTGAAGGCATCATCTCTGCCAGCCACGCCCAGCAAGCAGAGGCCAGCCCACCTGgtgaggaggaggtggaagaggaggaaaaggaggaagaggaagctaAGGAAGAAGAGGTGGGAGAAGAAACAGAGGAGAAAAaggatgaagaggaagaggaaggtgAGGAGGAGGGTGAGAAAGAAGATGAAGCTAAGGAAGTAGAGGAAGAGGATAAGGAAGAAGGCGAGG GTGGTGATGAAGAGGAGCAAAAGGAAGATGCAGCAGAAGCTGCAGAAGAtgaaggagagaaagagggaaaagaTGAAGGGGAGGAAACTGAAGCACAAGAGGAGGCAAAAGCAGAAGGAGCTGATGACAAAGAAGATGATACAAAAGATGAAGCACAAGAGCAGGAGGAAGTTCAAAAGAGTGAGGAGAAAGAAGATAAAGCTGATGACAAAGACGTGAAAGCTGTTCCGAAAAAAGATGACAAAGCCGAagcaaaaaaggagaaagatgAAGAGAAAGCTGCCCAACCTGAGCCAGCTGAAGAGAAGAGCACAAAGGATAAAAAGTAA
- the nefla gene encoding neurofilament light polypeptide isoform X2 — protein MSSIGYDPYYSTSSYRRYFAEPPARVVVTRGRTLSGFSTHASPLSSSRLQYSSPGRVLYSSSSPASSLELELSQAAQISSEFRAVRTQERSQLQDLNDRFAGFIERVRELEQQNRALEAELLLLRQRHSEPSRLRALYEQEARSLRAAVDEARAEQQAVLSQRERLEQTLSALQGRYEQEVLAREEAEGKLMEARREADEVTLAKAELEKSVEILLDELAFLKRIHEGEVVELQAQVQLGVQVAVESEAAAPDLSGALRDIRSQYERLAARNMQAAEEWFRSKVGSLTETVAQHTDAVRSSKDEAGEYRRQLQARILEIDACRGLNESLEKQLHDMEEKQSAEIAAMQDTIAELESELRGTKQEMARYLKEYQDLLNVKMALDIEIAAYRKLLEGEESRFSVGMAGGVSPLYSHSLSAPSFARPVFSSLSSGTSYLMTSRLLSSSVSTTEGIISASHAQQAEASPPGEEEVEEEEKEEEEAKEEEVGEETEEKKDEEEEEGEEEGEKEDEAKEVEEEDKEEGGDEEEQKEDAAEAAEDEGEKEGKDEGEETEAQEEAKAEGADDKEDDTKDEAQEQEEVQKSEEKEDKADDKDVKAVPKKDDKAEAKKEKDEEKAAQPEPAEEKSTKDKK, from the exons ATGAGTAGCATCGGATATGACCCTTACTACTCCACCTCATCATACAGACGCTATTTTGCTGAGCCTCCTGCACGTGTGGTGGTGACTAGAGGGAGGACCCTCTCTGGCTTCTCTACTCATGCATCCCCACTGTCTTCCTCCCGTCTGCAGTACTCCTCTCCTGGCCGTGTGCTCTACTCTTCTTCCTCACCAGCCTCTTCCCTGGAGCTGGAACTCAGCCAAGCGGCCCAGATCAGCTCCGAGTTCCGAGCTGTACGCACACAAGAGCGCAGCCAGCTGCAGGACCTTAATGACCGTTTTGCCGGTTTCATCGAGAGAGTGCGTGAGCTGGAGCAGCAGAACCGTGCCTTGGAGGcagaactgctgctgctgaggcaAAGGCACTCTGAGCCGTCCCGCCTGAGAGCACTGTATGAGCAAGAGGCCCGGTCCCTGAGAGCAGCTGTGGATGAAGCTAGGGCAGAACAACAGGCTGTCCTAagtcagagagagaggctgGAGCAAACCCTGAGTGCTCTGCAGGGTCGATATGAGCAGGAGGTGTTGGCTCGTGAAGAAGCTGAGGGCAAGCTGATGGAGGCTCGTCGGGAGGCTGACGAGGTTACCTTAGCAAAGGCTGAGCTGGAGAAAAGTGTGGAAATCCTGCTGGACGAGCTGGCCTTCCTCAAGAGGATTCATGAGGGTGAAGTGGTTGAACTTCAGGCCCAAGTCCAGCTGGGTGTGCAGGTGGCTGTGGAATCTGAGGCTGCCGCTCCGGACCTCTCTGGGGCTCTCAGGGATATCCGGTCCCAGTATGAAAGGCTGGCTGCCAGGAACATGCAGGCAGCTGAGGAGTGGTTCAGAAGCAAGGTAGGCTCCCTGACTGAAACTGTGGCCCAGCACACTGATGCTGTGAGAAGCTCCAAGGACGAAGCAGGAGAGTACCGACGTCAGCTACAAGCCCGCATACTGGAAATCGATGCATGCAGAGGCCTCAATGAATCCCTGGAAAAACAGCTGCATGACATGGAGGAGAAACAGAGTGCAGAGATAGCAGCTATGCAG gATACCATTGCAGAACTGGAGAGTGAGCTGAGGGGCACTAAACAGGAAATGGCACGCTACCTGAAGGAGTACCAGGACCTTCTGAATGTCAAGATGGCTCTGGACATCGAGATTGCTGCATACAG GAAGCTCCTGGAAGGGGAGGAGTCTCGCTTCAGTGTAGGTATGGCCGGGGGAGTGTCCCCGTTGTACAGCCACAGTTTGTCAGCGCCCTCTTTCGCTAGGCCCGTCTTCTCCAGCCTGAGCTCTGGCACCTCCTACCTGATGACCTCACGCCTGCTCAGCTCCAGTGTCAGCACCACTGAAGGCATCATCTCTGCCAGCCACGCCCAGCAAGCAGAGGCCAGCCCACCTGgtgaggaggaggtggaagaggaggaaaaggaggaagaggaagctaAGGAAGAAGAGGTGGGAGAAGAAACAGAGGAGAAAAaggatgaagaggaagaggaaggtgAGGAGGAGGGTGAGAAAGAAGATGAAGCTAAGGAAGTAGAGGAAGAGGATAAGGAAGAAG GTGGTGATGAAGAGGAGCAAAAGGAAGATGCAGCAGAAGCTGCAGAAGAtgaaggagagaaagagggaaaagaTGAAGGGGAGGAAACTGAAGCACAAGAGGAGGCAAAAGCAGAAGGAGCTGATGACAAAGAAGATGATACAAAAGATGAAGCACAAGAGCAGGAGGAAGTTCAAAAGAGTGAGGAGAAAGAAGATAAAGCTGATGACAAAGACGTGAAAGCTGTTCCGAAAAAAGATGACAAAGCCGAagcaaaaaaggagaaagatgAAGAGAAAGCTGCCCAACCTGAGCCAGCTGAAGAGAAGAGCACAAAGGATAAAAAGTAA